The sequence CGCCCCACTTCGAGGTGCGGGGGGAGGTCTTTCTGCCCAAGGCCGGTTTTCACCGGCTAAACAAGGAAAGAGAGGCCGAAGGGCTACCGGTATTCGCCAATCCCAGGAATGCCGCCGCCGGGTCAGTGCGGCAGCTTGACCCGCGCATCACGGCAAAACGTCCTCTGGATATCTACATTTATGCCCTGGGCTATGCGGAGGGCGGGACAACGCCGGAGACCCACTGGGAGACCCTGCAATATCTGAAGTCGTTGGGCTTCAAGACAAACCCCAATAACGCTCACTTCTCCGGCATTGACCAGGTCGAGAAGTATTATGATACCTGGAAAGAGAAGAGGGAAAGCCTGCCCTATGAAGCTGACGGAGTAGTCATCAAAGTAGACTCTCTGGCTCTGCAAAGGAGGCTGGGGGACATCGGGCATGAACCCAGGTGGGCGATAGCTTACAAGTTCCCGGCAGTCCAGGTTACTACCCGGCTGAAAAGAATTGACATCAGCGTCGGCAGGACAGGCACGCTTAACCCCTATGCCGTTCTGGAGCCGGTTTCGGTGGGAGGAGTGACCATCAAGCAGGCGGCGCTGCATAACGAGGACGACATCCGGCGCAAGGATATCCGCGAGGGCGACCGCGTCCTGGTGCAGCGTGCCGGGGAGGTTATTCCGGAAGTGGTCGGGCCGACTCCGGAGAGTAAAGATAGCCCCGGCCGCGGCCGGGAGTTTGACCTGAGGGAAAAGCTGAAACAGATTTCTAAGGAGAAGTGGGGGGAAGACCGCCCGCTGTGCCCGCAATGCGGTACCGAGGTGTTCCGGCCTGAAGGCGAGGTGATGTATTACTGCCCCAATGCCACCTGCCCGGCCCAGGTACAGGAGCGGCTGGAGCACTTCGCCTCCCGGGGGGCGATGGACATCAGAGGTATCGGCGAATCAATGACGGCTGTCCTGCTCAACGAGGGGCTGGTCAGGGATGCCGCCGACCTTTATCACCTGAAGAAAGAGGACCTGCTGCGACTGGAAAGAATGGCGGAGAAGAGCGCCGCTAATGTCCTTGAGGCTATTGAGAATAGTAAGAACCAGCCCCTGGCCAGGGTTATCTTTGCTTTGGGCATACGTCACGTCGGCGGGGAGATGGCGCAGGTACTGGCGGAACACTTCGG comes from Dehalococcoidales bacterium and encodes:
- the ligA gene encoding NAD-dependent DNA ligase LigA, with the protein product METTSRIKDRIEELKAQINHHNYRYYVLDSPEVSDAEYDRLMTELKELEEKYPRFLTADSPTQRVGAAPVAVFGVVEHPLPLLSLGNAFSQDELLAWYTRTSKLLTGEQFGLVGEHKIDGLAVALTYINGQLATGATRGDGFRGENITRNLRTIRSIPLSVSGDAPPHFEVRGEVFLPKAGFHRLNKEREAEGLPVFANPRNAAAGSVRQLDPRITAKRPLDIYIYALGYAEGGTTPETHWETLQYLKSLGFKTNPNNAHFSGIDQVEKYYDTWKEKRESLPYEADGVVIKVDSLALQRRLGDIGHEPRWAIAYKFPAVQVTTRLKRIDISVGRTGTLNPYAVLEPVSVGGVTIKQAALHNEDDIRRKDIREGDRVLVQRAGEVIPEVVGPTPESKDSPGRGREFDLREKLKQISKEKWGEDRPLCPQCGTEVFRPEGEVMYYCPNATCPAQVQERLEHFASRGAMDIRGIGESMTAVLLNEGLVRDAADLYHLKKEDLLRLERMAEKSAANVLEAIENSKNQPLARVIFALGIRHVGGEMAQVLAEHFGSIDKLAAASTEELMSVPSVGPKIAQSIVTFFRQEANLGIIRKLKKAGVRLEEKPVKPQELPLRGQEFVITGRLEDFTRQEAEERIKALGGAAKDNVTRGTAYLVVGADPGSKLTR